The DNA sequence GTGGCGTGTGTCTTCGGCTAAGACCAGGTCCGCGCTCTCGAGTGTGCGGATGGCTCGCGGGCTCATGTCGGACAGGTTTCCGATAGGTGTGGCTACCACCCAGAGTATACCTTGTTCATTTTGGCTCATGCCTCAAAGGCCTCCTTCACGAGGGTTTGCGAGGGTCCTTCGTCCATGACAACGCCAATGACATCAAAGCGCAGCTCGGGCCATGGTCCCTCCCATTGGTCCATATACGCTTGAGCAGAAGATACAAGCTTCCCCTGCTTCGTTGAATTGACGGTTTCAAGCGGATGGCCGTTAGCAGTTGTTTGCCGTGTGCGTACTTCTACGAAGCACAGCGTGCCCTGGTCCCAGGCGATAACGTCTATCTCCCCCCGGCGACACCGCACGTTGCGGCCGATAATCTGGTAACCGGCCTTAACCAGTGTTTCACAGGCGAGATCTTCTCCTCGCATACCGAGGTCCATGCGTTCAGTCATTGAGTCCATGGGGGTAAAAAGGTTTGTTGCCGATAGCGTGTACGCCAAAAAAAAACGCCGACACTCATATGAGCGCCGACGTTTTCGATTCAATTGATAGCTGCAGAAGAATCTAGCTCTTCTTGCTTGCCGTACGGCGATGGCTATCACGCTCACGCAAACGAGCTTTCTTACCAGCGAGACCACGCAAGTAGTAAAGCTTCGCGCGACGAACACGGCCGCGGTGAGTGATTTCGACTTTTTCTACACTTGGTGAGTGCATTGGAAACACGCGCTCGACGCCGATGCCTGAAGACATCTTGCGAACGGTGAATGACTGACGGCTACCGCCAGCACGCTTTTTGATACATACGCCCTGGAAGATCTGAATACGTTCTTTTTCGCCTTCTTTGATGCGCACATGCACTTTCAAAGTGTCGCCAGGACGGAATTCAATCAGGTCACGTTTTTGTTCTGCTTCGATTTTCTCAATGATGCCCATTGCAGGACTCCTCAATATCTTTGGCACATCAGCGCAGGATCCACAGCGCAATCAATATTACGCATCCTGATAACAGTGCTTTCTAGCCGCCCTTTAACAGGCGAGCGGAC is a window from the Deltaproteobacteria bacterium genome containing:
- a CDS encoding YraN family protein, whose amino-acid sequence is MAYTLSATNLFTPMDSMTERMDLGMRGEDLACETLVKAGYQIIGRNVRCRRGEIDVIAWDQGTLCFVEVRTRQTTANGHPLETVNSTKQGKLVSSAQAYMDQWEGPWPELRFDVIGVVMDEGPSQTLVKEAFEA
- the rplS gene encoding 50S ribosomal protein L19 translates to MGIIEKIEAEQKRDLIEFRPGDTLKVHVRIKEGEKERIQIFQGVCIKKRAGGSRQSFTVRKMSSGIGVERVFPMHSPSVEKVEITHRGRVRRAKLYYLRGLAGKKARLRERDSHRRTASKKS